From the genome of Solanum lycopersicum chromosome 12, SLM_r2.1:
ATATCAAGCCTTCTTCCACATTAGCTTGATGCATTACGTCACTGAACTTGCACTTCATCGTGAATTTATCTCGTCAATCTATCCATCACCAAGGCAAATAAAAAGTGAGCTTGGAGTTGATCCGAAGGGTGGATCTAGGGGGAGGGGAGGGTGTTCACTCGAAACTCCTTGACGAAAAATTACATTGTATACGTaaggtaatttttttatgtacatATATAGATTTTGAATCCCCTAAACACAAGACTACATGATAACTTAATGGGTTGGGAAAAGGGGGGGGGTCAAATTTACCTTAAGGCTCCAAGTTCAAATTTCAACTCTATATTTCAAGACAACAGAGTATTCTTGAGTCTCCTCCCACAGTCCTTACCTGAGCCTTGAGTCCATCATACATGTCCTTGATCTCCTAGTGTACATCGTAGATACACCTCTAGCCTCTAAGCAACTCCAAAGAATCTCCCTTGGAAATTTGGCATAAGCCTTTATGGAGCCTTATATTGATACACCAGTCTCCTTACTAGATGAATGACTTCTGCAGTTGCGTCCGACATGAATCCAAACTAATTTTCAGAAATTGTCACGTCCCTCCTCATCCTCATCTCCACCACCCTGTCTCAAACCTTCATAGTGTGACTTAATAGCTAGATACTCCTATAGTTGTTGCAATTCTAAATGTCACCCTTATTCTTGTACAACTGAATCATTGTACTCCATTTCCATTCTTCAGGCATCTTCACCGTCTTGAGAATGACATTAAACAACTGTTATCAACTATTCTTAATTGCCCTGCCTACGCTCTTCCAGAATACCCTTAACCTCCTAAACCTTAATACACCTAGTCACCTACAAGGCTACAATACCTTCAACCGCAATGCCTCTCTGAGTGATCTAACTCCTACAATGCCTTTGCCCCCCCTTTTTTTCTTCAAGAGTTCATGGAAGTATAACTGTCATCTCCGTTAATGAGTGCCTCCTTTTCCAATACTTTGCCGTCTCCATCCTTGATGCCCTTCACTTGGTGTAGATTACCTCTCATTTCTCTCTCTAGCCTTGGCTAGCTTGTACAACTTCTTATCCCCGCCCTTGTCCTCCTATTCTACATACCAGCATTCAAAAGTTGCCGTTTTTGCTTCCATAACCGATAACTTAGTCTTCTTCCTCACCATCTTATACCTTTCCCTATTCATCCGTTCTTCCTCACGGTCTTTACTTTCCACCAACTTCGCATACATCACTTTGTCTCAACCTTTACTTGGATTTCTTCATTCCACTACTAGTCCCTGGATGCCGACCAAAATGACCTCTCTTGACCCCAAGACCTCTCTAGCCGCTTGCCTAATGCATCTAGCAGTCCTATCCCACATACTGCCTGCATCCACACTGCTTCCCAAGTCCCCATACGCATCAACTTCTCTCTCATCTCCAGGGCACTGGTCATAGTCAGGCTGCCCTATTTGATCTTTGGTCAGTCATGCACAACCCTCTTCTTCCTCTCTTTCTTGATCTTCAAATCCATCACTAGGACCTGGGAGATCATTTTGGGTGATAAAATTCTCACTTGGGATAACCTTACTGTCTTCACAAAGTCTTTTATCACCTTTCCTAAGGAGCACATAGTCTATATGAGTCTTACTCACCGTACTACGGAAGGTGTCCAAGTATCCTCCTCCTTTGGGAAACTTGAATTGGCTATCACCAACCCAACAGTACGCCATCCAGGAGTGGGACTTCTTCTTCGTTCCTATCCCCAAAACCAAAGCCTCCGTGTACATCATCATAACCCTCGGAGTTGGCCTGATGTGTCCATTGAAATCTCCTCCTCTGACAGCTTATCAGCATGCCGTATACCTCTCACCAGCTCATCCAAAACCTCCCAAAAGTTCTTCTTATACTCCTCATACAAGTTTGCTTGCAGTGTGTATGCATTAATAATGTTCAAATTAAACCCCCAATGACTAACTTATGAAGTACAATTCACggattaatattttctttttgtattacGTGTTCAAAATCAGAAACTTGAAGAAGATGGTGTTCAAACTCTTGGAAGGAGAATTGAATACCGTCTTAAATATGTTCAAAAATGATGGTAGATGAGCCAGACTATGTAGTCTAATAGCTAATGTCCTAATGAGTTAATTTCTGAATCTAAGATTATATTGAAGCATATAGGGATTTCATTGCAGGATTATTCAACTTTAGATGGTGAAAGATGTGGGATATGTATGGATGTTGTCATTGATAGAGGAGTTCTAGACTGCTGTCAACACTGGTAATTAACTAAACCTTATTTGGCCTACTTCATCACTCTGTGCGACTATAATTAGACAGAAATGGATGTTCagtgcatttttatttttgagagaCCATTGGCTTCTCACTTTTTTCCTGTTATGTGTTGTGCTCTTTCCTCTTTCCCTGAAGCGCAGTTAGTTGACTTACTCATCTCGTATTGCAATCCATACTCAACCCTTTCCCTTCACGACATCCCtaagtttattaatttttattagtcACTCTTGATGTGACATCTTTTCAGCATACTCCGTCTATATGTCTGTAACAGTATGTGGAGTTCAGTTCAGAAATTTCTATGCTTGACAGCACACATGGATTTTTTTCTTGGGTGTTAGTTATGGTTTGTTCTCTTGGAGTAGACGTTTTGCAGAATAGTTCAGTTGTGACGTTTCATTGTTTATCTAAACTATGACTTTCAGCATAGTTTCACTCTCCAAATCAGCTGTATTCTTGATCGGTCTTGTTGTTTACGTGACACtgatatttattttgcttaTGGTAACACATCGCCAAAATTGTGCAAATTACCAGTTCCATGACTTTTATCTTCATCTTCTGTTAGCGCTTATGATGAGTTGTGATATCGTGGAGCCAGTTACCATACCTCCGTAACATAGGAAGGCTTTAGTGAACATCTGTGAATGTGGACATTTCTGAGATGAACGTGtcaaattttgacttttatCCATCCTCTACTAGCTGCTTTCACAGTTACAAATAATGACCCTAACTCGTCATTTAAATTTCAGGTTTTGTTTTACATGCATTGACAACTGGGCTACCATCACAAACTTATGCCCACTTTGCCAGAGCGAATTTCAATTAATCACTTGTGTGCCTGTAAGTAATTGGATCTATTGGGGCTGCTTCACATTGTTTTTATCTTCTTTCTCAATTCATTAATGCATTCAAGAGTGTCTTAGTCTCATCCTTATCTacttgctcttttttttttttttgaaattagtaATGTTAAGCACTTGCTCTTTCTTTGCTGATGGTTCTGAGTTTTTCTCCCATCTTAAGTCATTCTGaaatttttgtatctttttttttttaaaaaatggtatTGTTGTATTCCTCAGCATTAAAGAATGCTGGCTACCTCCAAAAGTGTTACAAGGGGAAGTAAAAATAGAATCTAGATTACAGAGAGCCTATGAAATCTACAAGATCTTCTGTTTCCTCTATACAATTTCCTTCACACCAAAAACAGTGTGGACAGATAGGTCCCTTTCACAACATGGATGGACTTTGATTCGTCTCCAAAGCATCTCCCATTTCTCTCCTCCACACTGACCACCATATGCCGGATGGGATTATCCTCCACCATTTCTTCCGACCCTTGCTCCCCCTTCTTGTGATCCAACTCAGCTGTATGCTCAGGCACTGTCCATACAGTCTTGGTGAGAGAGAAGAAACATATGCCATCGTTGAGCAGTGACTTTACAATGTAGGAAGAGGTGATTGTTGGTCTCCCCAGTTTCATTACACAAAAAGCATCTGGTCACTACTGTCCTTCCTTTCTTTTGAAGTACTTCTTGTGTGAGGCAAGCCTTTTTGACCACAATTTATTTTGGTGGGGGCTTGGTTCTTCCATATGTTCTCCCACAGCTTTGTGTTCACTCCGTGAGCTATGCTATTTTACTTTagtccattttttttttatgaagacgAACAAAGTTTTGTTGCCAGGACATTCcgtaaaattatattataagatCTTCAAGGAGCCCAATTAATTCTTACCAATTTTCGTGAAGGTATATGATACTATAGGGGGCAGCCAGACTGATGAGGATTTATATACCAGGTATAGTTGTCGTGTTTGTTTCTTTATCAAACTTATGTCAGTCCACTACATCTTTCAGTGATGGTATATCCATTACTGAAAAGAAAGATTCAgttaaattcattatttgttaatttgattggagaaaagaaaagagaaccATCTAATTGGCAGAACCACTATCTGCAACTCTACACTTGATGTAAGATACAACACCCAAAGGAGGGCTGTCAGTGAATGTGTGATCTTGAAATTGTTAGATTTGTAAGATTGAACAACTTGGAATGTAGATATACTAGccaaaaataaggaaaatgcgAAGAACTTTAGAGAAATAAAGCCAAAATGAGAGAATCTGAGAAAGCCTCAGTTTGGCTGGTTTAAAGTAAATGACTTGGCAATCACAAGTGaaatatctttttgaaatccTTGTAAGCACTACCTATGTATTTCTCCACAGATGTGAGAACTCGAAAGCCTCAGTTGTGTTGGTTCAAAGGAAATCACATGgtaattaaaagtgaatttttttgcATCTTTTTGCAAATGCTGAAGGCCCCATCTGTATATTTCTCCACAAATGTGAGAACTGAAGAAAGCCTCAGTTGTGCTGGTTCAGAGGAAATAGTCGGCAATCACAAGTGAAATTTAAAACCTTTTTGCGAATCCTTAAGATTTGCACAATTCCTCTCTCCTCAAAACGGACACCAAAGATGTTCTACAGTTTGTGTAGGCCCTTTTCTTGTGCTTCATGATTGTACACAGTGAGCTAATGATGATCTGGAACACTACAAAGATCTACTTATAAGCTCTTTCTGTGTGCATGCTTTGGTCTTTGCTAATGGCATATGACGGTGTGTTCCAAACACTTCCATAAGGCTGCATATTTGCAGCTCGTATGATGCTGCAAATGTACACTTGCAGATGACTTTTCACTATCATCAGAAATTTCAACTTTCTTTTTGAAGCTGATGCTGAACTTTTTAGATTTACTGCAATTTATTCTGGTACTTGCTATTTGAATTGCTCTTCCAGGTTCTTGTGTCATTTAGTGTTCCTCCTTAGTTTGAAAAGTTTGGATCTTGAGGTTCAATGTTGTTGAGTATGCCAGTATGGAAATGGTGAAAGCTTCTAGCCATAGTccagttttaaaatttaacgtCATAATATTTCTTCTGAGATACATTGTccaaaaaagatattttcttcTTGCAGTACAGATCTTCAATCTTATATCATGTATATCTTCTGAAAAGTTTAATTTAATAGTGCTCATTCTCTAGCAGTGGCTTGATTTATTATCTACTAGTGAATTGCAAGCAATTActattgagattaactctctgaTCCTTGCAGAGATGATGATTGGTCCATTGAAGGGAAGACTAATACTCTTTCATTCCCATCATACTATATCGACGAGAATGTGAGTTAACATGTTCCATTGACTGTGAATGGTTGTTGTCCACCTTATCTACTGGCGCACCAAGGCCAAATCTCTGAGGGAGCCATACCTGTATAGCCtgacataaaaattaaatacattgtGAAATCTGATGACTTTCTTTTGATCAACTCAGAGTTTTCCTTGCACATAATAAATTACTCGTGAAATAGCCTCCTTGGTTCTGTTTTTACCCTTAATCCAAATCCTAGTTTTTTCTCTTGTAAAGCGGTGTTAGTTCTTCACTTCTTTGTCATGCAACATACTATCTGTTCTCATTTCGTTTTCCCATGCTAGCAATTGACTTCTTACACTAGAACAGAACTCTATTAGGTGAATGTAATAGTTTAAAGGTTAGAAAAACTAAGATTATATTTCTTATGGCATTCATTGCCGTCATATCATTATGATTCTTGTATATTAACAAACAGAGTTTTGCTAGTAGTGGTTGTCTCTTCTTGGAAATCATTGAAATCTTGTCGATTTTTGGGGTTTCGGTGACTATTTTTGTCATATTGCGTTCTTATCTCGGAAATGAACTTTTTGTCTGTAATTACTATGCTTTGTCTTTTCTAGGCAGTTGTCTGCTTGGATGGAGATGGCTGCAAAGTTCGAGCTGGATCAGTTACAAATGAAGGAGATCTGAATCTTGATACGTCAATTGCTTGTGATTCATGTGATCTATGGTATGGTAATCAATTTTCTTACTCTAATATTGACttcttttgtaaaataattgCCAACTGATAAGTTGATTAATTCTATGTTCTGGTTTATGTGGAAAGATGAATGCAGCcctatgttatttttgttttccttctcTGTTTTCCTCATTGCCTGTTGAAAGAATGGGTGCCTCTGTGTATATACGAAGCACTGATGGAACAGAATGTTGTGATGTATTCAGAAggtttgtataaaattgataaCATCATAGTTATGGACCTAAGATGCAGTAAAGAGGGTGATCTACAGATGGATGGTATAAGCGCAACATGGCGCATTTGATGAGAGCTTGAGAAGTACTGCATGGGCTTCGCCAGTCATACTCTTTATTGTGGAatttcttgaaatattttacATGTTCTACAATAGTTTACTCCATCCATCTCAAAATCTGGCCTACTTTGACTTGCACAAGGTACCCAAATGGATATTCTTGTTGCCTATGTTAGACTGTTCCACATTGGTTGCTGGAGTGGACTGTTGTATCCTCATATTGTGTCGGGGAATCCTAATCTCATGACCTAGCACATCTATTTTGATTAGGATGGTAACAGAGACAGACCCATCTAAAAGCCTGCTTATGTATCATCTAAATGATGTTATCACTTTCTCCAGCAGTGGGGTTCTCCTTTACTTTTCTGCGACTGTATACTTAAACTTAGGAAGTGCTTCATGCAGCTGAAGTTCTTACTTTCCCTGCTTTTTTTCAAGGGTTTCTTCTCTGATTGATTCTTTGCATATCTTTGAGTAGGTATCATGCCTTTTGTGTTGGATTTGACCCTGAGGACACTTCTGAAAGTACATGGCTATGCCCAAGGTAAGCAAACATGAATATTTAGTTCCACATTCGTTGTTTATATGTGTATTTAGCAGCCACATGTGTTTTTTTGAGACTACACaaatattatgatgatttgtattTAATTGCTGCAATTAGGCCTAGGATACTTATAGTTGGTTAGGGTTTGTAATCATGCCTAAAATCATAATTtgtagtttatattttttgaataaggTAAAGTATATTACTAACAATTGGGGAAACCCTGTATACACGCAGTATACCAAAAAGAAGAGAACCTACACCAAAATATGGTTCTCAACATTTATTGTTTGGTGTGTCCAACCCATAGAGCATCTCGACCAAATTATGAAATTCGTCTATCTCCCAATCCTGcagttttcttttgaatcttAAATTCCAGTGAATTAGCCTCATGAGACCTACAAATTTGTTGGACTGTCATCTCTCTGAAAAGATACACTATATATGTTAGAGATGGCTTCCTATCATATAGTTTGTATAGTCTTTTTAATTTACTAAGAATGTCCAACCTTGTTTGAGGGAATAACAGAGTTTTACAATCTTTTCattctattttatataatagtGCATTCTCAAGTTCATCAAAGGAGTAAACTTTAGCATATTGTTTGTTATATCAAGACATGGATCTTTCACGAAGTGTTGGATGCTATGATGTAGATTGAACAAGTTCTCCTTTATAAAGGGAGGTAGAAGATTGTGCTGTACCCCTTTTAGCTTGTGAATTTCTCTAGCCAAAACAGCTTCTACAAGAGTTTATGTATAATGAAATTAAACAGATGAAGCTGATATTTTAGTCAATTTGGCCCTTCAGATCAACCCAATCTGTTTTTTCATGGAAGAACAAAAACTCATAAAGGTGACTTCACATTATGCTAGacagaaaattaattttttggatgTATTGTCATTGGTTTCGCTATCTCGAATTACCAACTTGTAGATCCTTCAATTAAAATTCCTTACAAGTCCTCAGATTGAATGTATTTTTACAAGTCTAGACATATAACATGTCTAGCATTTTCAGGATTGGTTAGGATCTATTTTCTTGCTCAGAATTGTACATAAAATGTGTAATTTGCATAAGATACCACCACCTCTAAAAAGTTCCTTCTTAAAATGCCTTCGACATAGACTTCTATTAGTCAATGTATCTTTGGATTGAGGTAAGTTGATATTTTCATCTTGAGCACCTGGTGTGGTTCTAACATAATTCTTATTGTTATCCGACTGTGCAGATGTGTTGACAAGCTACCCGAAAAGTCAGCACCTTACAAGAAGTTAGGTCCAGAAAATGCCAGCAATAACTGTTTGCTTGAGGCTTCTTTTTCAGGGAAAGTGTCTGTATCTATTGCTGATGCTGGTGAGACGGCTGTTGTCGTCTCAATTGTTGAGAGGAACAATCAGGGTGAAATACCAGGCAGAAAACTTTCAAATCTAGATACTAAAGAGGCTATAAATACTGGCATTTTGGTCCCTGATCCTGTTCCTGATACTTCCAGTATAGAACTGTCCTTGCGACAAAATGAATGTCCAGATTCTGCGCAGCCTGCTACCCCTGTGGGTGTGAAGTCTGATGCATCGACAGACTTGTGTAATGAACTGATTCAACCAAATCTAGATCTTCATCTGGGATTGTCTGAGAACTCATGTTCAGCATCTACTGGTATGCTTACAATGTTTCAGGAATTTCTTTTGTTCCTTTGGATTGGAGATCTATCTTAAGCTGGGGCAGATAAAATAGCTAAGCTATTAATGTTCTATGCATCTCCAGTAGACGTTACAAATATGATGGTAGCTGGAGATCAAGTACTTCAAGCTGCCCTACTGAAGAATACATCAGAATGCCTTTGTCCAGGTATATGACTGCAGTCCGTAGAAGACAACTTTTACAAATATTGGATGACCATTGTTGCTTCCTGAAAACTGTTAGTTCGTTATGAACTATATTTGAGATGTACATACATGCTTGCATGTTTTTCTTCTCTGAAGTGTTTCCTGTTGATGTGTCAGGTGAAAAAGTGATGCCTGATAAGAACGAGGAAAAGGTTGTGGCCTCCTGTGCAAAGAGAAAGCGAAGAGAAAACAGGTATTATGCAATCAAACCTCTTCATTTGATTTATATAGGATCATTTTTTTCTGATTATCTTAAGGTTTAAATCCTGATGCTAGCATCTATCTCACAAAGTTGTAACATCCTTTGTGATGATCTTTGTTTTACATGGTTTCTTTAAGTGGCTTAAGCTCAGTTGTCAGTGACTTATTGATAAAACATGTGGGCTACTAGTTGTGCATCATTTGGCATGACTCTCCTGGAGCTGGATTTGTCCCTGGAACACATATTAGTAAAATTGTGATGTTCCATGTGACTGAAGTTACTGAAcaactttgatattattatttctatgtAAGACAGAGAAACTATGGATAGACATCGAATTGTAATGCATCCTCATATTTATTGTGATCAGTACATTTAAACATCTAGATATTTCCAAATGAAACACGCCTGCTAGttgcatattttattttctttgtggcataatacataaacatgacccTTAACTTGGCTTTAGCTGGCAACTATGACCTTTAgttttgggtgtgcacaagtcgacacttgtataaaattgaacaaattcgTCCTACATGGAAATTGTGTCTTATGTGGCGTCCTATGTGTATTATGCCATGTCGGACAcgtgtgtctacttgttcaattctatacaagtttaagtgctTACTTGTGCTCACTCAAAGTTGGATGACATAGTTGTCCACTGATGCGAATAtgcctttctttttctttgtactGGTTGGgacttcattttttctttctgcaagTGATAAAGGCATGTCAAGTCCTATTTATTGGTTGAAAAGGCTCAGACTCTTCAGGGACCTGACTAGGGATTCTTTCTAATGACCTGGACTTCTTTTTGAAACTTCTTGCACACTGATAGATCTTAATTGCCTAATCTGGTATTTCACTATTCCAAATTTATTCACctaatcaatttttgaaaatgattcaaTGTTTCTTTCCAGTTTCCCAATATTCATCTGTATTGGGTTTCAAATACAATATGATCCTATGAAGCATGAGTCATTAGAAGCTATCACTAGTCTATGTTGTTGTCGTGGTAAGCTAGTCTTGTTGAgatatactccctccgtccggaattgtttgtcatgttgcgcttatcgaaagtcaatttgactaattttcaaaggtaaattggatcacattaattcgatatttgaagcaaaaaaattagatattctaaaactatataaaagtactataaattacaattttttgcatattaaaatgatgaaaaaatacatcttaaaatgttagtcaaagtttttatagtttgactcaaaaaatagaaaccatgacaaacaattccggacggagggagtaattaTCATCAAGTGCTATAGAAGTTAAGCTCTCTAAATAACTACTATCATTCTATCTGAAACCTGGTAGAACCAAATATTCAACAGCTGCGACATTCTTTATTAAGTTTGCTTTTGTCCTttcatttcaattaaaattgcTTATAGTCCTGATAGTGAATGCAGAAATGCCGATAATGGAGGCATTAGAGCCAAAGCTGAGCTTGCTTATGATTTGAAGAGAGTTAAAATTGAGGGAAGCACTGAGCAAATTAATGCAAAGGACCAAACTCCAGTATCTGCTTCAGACAACTCCGATAAACCTCGAGTAATCATCCCGAAGGACAAGAAACTGAAATGTAAACCTGAAAATAAAGATCTTAGCTCTGACATTATGGATATAGTTAAAGGAACAGGTCGTAAAATTTTGAAGAAGCTTGCTCATAGCAACCAGGATGGAATGTCCTCTATACAAAAAGAAAGTGCAGCTCGCTTGAGGGTTAAAAAGATCATGCGGAGAACTGGTGATGAGGACTCATCAGTGCTAGTTGAAAATCTAAGGAAAGAAATTAGAGAAGCTGTTCGTAACAAGTCTTATGGGGATAAAGGGGAAAACCAGCTTGACCCAAAACTTCTGACTGCTTTTAGAGCTGTTGTCACAGGATCTACACCTGAAACTAAGAAGCCTTTGGTGGATCTGAAGGCAAAGAGGTCACTGTTGCAGAAGGGAAAAGTACGTGAAAACCtaaccaaaaaaatttatggtaTTGGAGGAAGACGACGGCGAGCATGGACTCGTGATTGTGAAGTAGAATTTTGGAAATACAGATGCTCAAATATGTCAAAGCCTGAGAAGATTCAGACATTGAAGTCGGTTCTTGACCTCCTGAGAGATGATTCAGAGAATGCAGCTACAACGCCTGTGAATGAAGGGGAAGAAAAGTCTTCCATTCTTTCAAGGCTATATTTAGCAGATAATTCGGTTTTCCCAAGAAAGGAGGATATCAAGCCTGTCTCTACCCTTACTGTTGTAGCTaatgaaaacaaagaaaatggtTCAACATCATACACTTCAGCAACATCTTTTCCTAGTCCATCCAATATAGTTCCACGTGCACATGTGGCTTCTCTGGTGGTGGCTTCTTCCTTGGAAATCAAGGGGGCCAAGACAAGTGTCCCGACCACTAAGGCTGATATTACCAGAAATGTACTTCCAATCAAAGGCACTGATAGGCCGTCTACATCTACCTCAAGTGGTTTGAAATTGTCTACCAAGGAGGAAATAACTGTAAAATGTGACAATACAAGGAGTGATAAGAAGAAGTGGGCCCTAGAGGTTCTTGCAAGAAAAACAGCAGCAACAAGCAAGAGTGGAACCCTGGAAAATGAAGAGGACAGTGCAGTGCTGAAAAATAATTATCCTTTGCTGGTGTGTtaacatttttttccttctgTACCATTTGTTTGCTGCCTATTGTTCTGCATCTGATCATTTCTTCTTTCTAAACTTTTGAGCAGGCTCAGCTACCGAAAGACATGCGGCCAGCTTTGGCACCCAGTCGTCATAATAAAATCCCCATGTCCGTCAGGCTGGTAAGCACTGTCCTTTTCATTTTAAAGTCTTTTCCAAGTTACTCGTTCCTCAGGGTGACAATTTTGTTATTCTATTGTCTGTGATATTCAAGCTGTTAGAATGTTAGAGTAAGGCCTGATTTGTTTGCCCTTAATGAAGGTATTAATCTTAATTCATTAAGTCTGTTTTTTTAAGGTCTGCATCTTAATCATTaagtgtatttattttaaattcacaAGCACTTAATGGGTTGGGTTTGAATAGATATGAATGATTAAGATCTATAACAAAGTCTTTTATTATCATTAAGA
Proteins encoded in this window:
- the LOC101262701 gene encoding uncharacterized protein At4g10930 isoform X1, yielding MEMELFTEAMMEEENCCIDEINDDYSTLDGERCGICMDVVIDRGVLDCCQHWFCFTCIDNWATITNLCPLCQSEFQLITCVPVYDTIGGSQTDEDLYTRDDDWSIEGKTNTLSFPSYYIDENAVVCLDGDGCKVRAGSVTNEGDLNLDTSIACDSCDLWYHAFCVGFDPEDTSESTWLCPRCVDKLPEKSAPYKKLGPENASNNCLLEASFSGKVSVSIADAGETAVVVSIVERNNQGEIPGRKLSNLDTKEAINTGILVPDPVPDTSSIELSLRQNECPDSAQPATPVGVKSDASTDLCNELIQPNLDLHLGLSENSCSASTVDVTNMMVAGDQVLQAALLKNTSECLCPGEKVMPDKNEEKVVASCAKRKRRENSECRNADNGGIRAKAELAYDLKRVKIEGSTEQINAKDQTPVSASDNSDKPRVIIPKDKKLKCKPENKDLSSDIMDIVKGTGRKILKKLAHSNQDGMSSIQKESAARLRVKKIMRRTGDEDSSVLVENLRKEIREAVRNKSYGDKGENQLDPKLLTAFRAVVTGSTPETKKPLVDLKAKRSLLQKGKVRENLTKKIYGIGGRRRRAWTRDCEVEFWKYRCSNMSKPEKIQTLKSVLDLLRDDSENAATTPVNEGEEKSSILSRLYLADNSVFPRKEDIKPVSTLTVVANENKENGSTSYTSATSFPSPSNIVPRAHVASLVVASSLEIKGAKTSVPTTKADITRNVLPIKGTDRPSTSTSSGLKLSTKEEITVKCDNTRSDKKKWALEVLARKTAATSKSGTLENEEDSAVLKNNYPLLAQLPKDMRPALAPSRHNKIPMSVRLAQLHRLTEHLLKKTNLSVMRRTAETELAIADAVNIEKEVADRSNSKLVYINFCSQELRRSDNASNVGVAEPSPCQNLVLTNSSDEVSDVHFSDPAVNEALRNAGLLSDSPPNSPSCALEEAKEESCISKEVEDHGPENVFEVDDPPELDIYGDFEYNLEDDEFSGAGTSMISVLQPEESKLKVVFSTINPVGTDGALELQNLEKQDILEGPVDTSSLSGCETSGVVGRSTAADQTENCLGHSSPIDEDLSVVDFEELYGPDKELLIEKYPEMASVKLDELAMDNEVQQSNGVDESKQASESSEQGNGSSSTASKCPNSPNKLSKSENLQINKKSKSSADKESASNSSVSMKVKAYVKEHIRPLCKSGVISVDQYRWAVDKTTEKVMKYHPKDKNANFLIKEGDKIKKLAEQYVETAQHTTK
- the LOC101262701 gene encoding uncharacterized protein At4g10930 isoform X3 — encoded protein: MEMELFTEAMMEEENCCIDEINDDYSTLDGERCGICMDVVIDRGVLDCCQHWFCFTCIDNWATITNLCPLCQSEFQLITCVPVYDTIGGSQTDEDLYTRDDDWSIEGKTNTLSFPSYYIDENAVVCLDGDGCKVRAGSVTNEGDLNLDTSIACDSCDLWYHAFCVGFDPEDTSESTWLCPRCVDKLPEKSAPYKKLGPENASNNCLLEASFSGKVSVSIADAGETAVVVSIVERNNQGEIPGRKLSNLDTKEAINTGILVPDPVPDTSSIELSLRQNECPDSAQPATPVGVKSDASTDLCNELIQPNLDLHLGLSENSCSASTVDVTNMMVAGDQVLQAALLKNTSECLCPGEKVMPDKNEEKVVASCAKRKRRENRNADNGGIRAKAELAYDLKRVKIEGSTEQINAKDQTPVSASDNSDKPRVIIPKDKKLKCKPENKDLSSDIMDIVKGTGRKILKKLAHSNQDGMSSIQKESAARLRVKKIMRRTGDEDSSVLVENLRKEIREAVRNKSYGDKGENQLDPKLLTAFRAVVTGSTPETKKPLVDLKAKRSLLQKGKVRENLTKKIYGIGGRRRRAWTRDCEVEFWKYRCSNMSKPEKIQTLKSVLDLLRDDSENAATTPVNEGEEKSSILSRLYLADNSVFPRKEDIKPVSTLTVVANENKENGSTSYTSATSFPSPSNIVPRAHVASLVVASSLEIKGAKTSVPTTKADITRNVLPIKGTDRPSTSTSSGLKLSTKEEITVKCDNTRSDKKKWALEVLARKTAATSKSGTLENEEDSAVLKNNYPLLAQLPKDMRPALAPSRHNKIPMSVRLAQLHRLTEHLLKKTNLSVMRRTAETELAIADAVNIEKEVADRSNSKLVYINFCSQELRRSDNASNVGVAEPSPCQNLVLTNSSDEVSDVHFSDPAVNEALRNAGLLSDSPPNSPSCALEEAKEESCISKEVEDHGPENVFEVDDPPELDIYGDFEYNLEDDEFSGAGTSMISVLQPEESKLKVVFSTINPVGTDGALELQNLEKQDILEGPVDTSSLSGCETSGVVGRSTAADQTENCLGHSSPIDEDLSVVDFEELYGPDKELLIEKYPEMASVKLDELAMDNEVQQSNGVDESKQASESSEQGNGSSSTASKCPNSPNKLSKSENLQINKKSKSSADKESASNSSVSMKVKAYVKEHIRPLCKSGVISVDQYRWAVDKTTEKVMKYHPKDKNANFLIKEGDKIKKLAEQYVETAQHTTK